One Spinacia oleracea cultivar Varoflay chromosome 4, BTI_SOV_V1, whole genome shotgun sequence DNA segment encodes these proteins:
- the LOC110790444 gene encoding peptidyl-tRNA hydrolase, mitochondrial: MLRRLSIHKSGFRRSLSTTCLNPPLPWLFVGLGNPGDKFKGTRHNVGFEMIDALADSLGISLSKVHCKALFGQGFVGDVPVFLAKPQTYMNLCGESTGPLAAYYKLPLNRVLVFHDDKELPCGVLRLQHNGGHGSHNGLKSVIDSFRGNREFARLRIGIGRPPGQMDPKAFLLQKFNTLARERIDAALKEGVDVLKLMPSDGLAECARWFNREQKYKHIRPHTPFELEGMDNHLAP, from the exons ATGTTGAGGCGGTTGAGCATACATAAGAGTGGTTTTAGACGGAGTTTGAGCACAACTTGCTTAAACCCTCCACTGCCATGGCTTTTCGTAGGATTAGGCAATCCTGGTGATAAATTCAAAGGCACTCGTCATAATGTTGGGTTTGAAATGATTGATGCACTTGCTGATTCGCTTGGCATTTCACTCAGTAAGGTCCATTGTAAAGCCTTATTCGGTCAAG GGTTTGTTGGTGATGTCCCAGTTTTTCTAGCAAAACCTCAGACTTACATGAACTTATGCGGGGAATCT ACGGGTCCTCTAGCAGCATATTACAAGCTACCTCTAAATCGGGTGTTGGTG TTCCATGACGACAAGGAGTTGCCATGTGGCGTACTTCGGCTTCAACACAATGGTGGTCATGGCAGTCACAATGG GCTGAAGAGTGTAATTGATTCTTTCAGAGGGAACAGAGAATTTGCTCGCCTTAGAATTG GAATTGGGAGGCCCCCTGGTCAAATGGACCCGAAAGCATTTTTGCTCCAAAAGTTCAATACGTTGGCAAGAGAGCGG ATTGATGCTGCTCTGAAAGAGGGAGTTGATGTACTGAAGCTGATGCCATCAGACGGCTTGGCGGAATGTGCAAGATGGTTCAACAGAGAACAAAAGTACAAGCATATAAGACCACATACCCCATTTGAATTAGAAGGCATGGACAATCATCTGGCTccttaa
- the LOC110790447 gene encoding pheophytinase, chloroplastic isoform X1: MSSWEIPVCKTDLHFHGSSRTSSRRRRTPTNYLEISQPTFHNSIFLPKLSTSSISTKSKIIVNSYSADNPTNTLEQQPPVHSCKWKWRDYSIRYQQCGDTGPALVLVHGFGANSDHWRKNLPVLGISHRVYSIDLIGYGYSDKPNPRNFGLTSFYTFDTWASQLNDFCNEVVKDEAFFICNSIGGLVGLQAAIMEPQICKGVMLINISLRMLHIKKQPPLGRPLIKGFQSLLRNTGLGKLFFRTVATPQSVRNILCQCYNDTSQVTEELVEKILLPGLEPGAVDVFLEFICYSDGPLPEELLPLVKCPVLIAWGDKDPWEPIELGRAYGNFDTVEDFVALPGVGHCPQDEAPHLVNPLVESFVERHSATRAGVSLGSGSTV, from the exons ATGAGTAGCTGGGAAATCCCAGTCTGTAAAACAGACCTCCATTTCCATGGCAGCAGCAGAACAAGCAGCAGAAGAAGAAGAACACCAACAAACTACCTTGAaatttcacaacctacttttcaTAACTCTATTTTTTTACCCAAATTATCAACCTCCTCAATCtcaacaaaatccaaaattataGTAAACTCTTATTCTGCTGATAATCCCACTAACACCCTTGAACAACAACCACCTGTCCATTCTTG CAAGTGGAAATGGAGGGATTATTCAATCCGATATCAACAATGTGGAGATACTGGTCCTGCACTTGTTCTTGTCCATGGCTTCGGAGCTAACAG TGATCATTGGAGGAAAAACCTACCAGTTTTGGGAATATCACACAGGGTTTACTCCATTGACCTCATTGGTTATGGTTACTCTGACAAACCCAACCCTCGCAACTTCGGCCTTACTTCTTTCTATACCTTCGATACGTGGGCTTCCCAGCTTAATGACTTCTGTAATGAGGTGGTTAAAGATGAGGCGTTCTTTATCTGCAACTCCATTGGAG GTCTTGTGGGGCTTCAGGCAGCAATTATGGAGCCACAGATATGCAAGGGTGTTATGCTTATAAACATATCTCTTCGAATGCTTCACATTAAAAAGCAGCCTCCACTCGGCAGACCTCTAATCAAAGGCTTTCAGAGTTTACTGCG AAATACTGGTCTTGGTAAATTGTTTTTCAGAACAGTAGCCACACCTCAATCTGTCAGGAACATTCTGTGCCAG TGTTACAATGACACATCTCAGGTGACAGAGGAACTTGTTGAGAAAATCCTTCTTCCTGGGTTAGAACCTGGTGCCGTTGACGTGTTTCTGGAGTTTATCTGTTACTCAGATGGTCCTCTTCCTGAGGAGCTATTGCCTCTAGTCAAG TGCCCAGTACTAATTGCTTGGGGTGACAAAGATCCATGGGAACCCATTGAGCTTGGAAGAGCTTATGGTAACTTTGATACTGTTGAAGATTTTGTTGCCTTGCCTGGTGTAGGCCACTGCCCTCAG GATGAAGCACCGCATCTGGTGAACCCGTTGGTGGAGTCATTTGTAGAACGCCACTCTGCAACCAGGGCTGGTGTTTCTTTGGGTTCGGGATCCACAGTGTGA
- the LOC110790447 gene encoding pheophytinase, chloroplastic isoform X2 codes for MSSWEIPVCKTDLHFHGSSRTSSRRRRTPTNYLEISQPTFHNSIFLPKLSTSSISTKSKIIVNSYSADNPTNTLEQQPPVHSCKWKWRDYSIRYQQCGDTGPALVLVHGFGANSDHWRKNLPVLGISHRVYSIDLIGYGYSDKPNPRNFGLTSFYTFDTWASQLNDFCNEVVKDEAFFICNSIGGLVGLQAAIMEPQICKGVMLINISLRMLHIKKQPPLGRPLIKGFQSLLRNTGLGKLFFRTVATPQSVRNILCQCYNDTSQVTEELVEKILLPGLEPGAVDVFLEFICYSDGPLPEELLPLVKCPVLIAWGDKDPWEPIELGRAYG; via the exons ATGAGTAGCTGGGAAATCCCAGTCTGTAAAACAGACCTCCATTTCCATGGCAGCAGCAGAACAAGCAGCAGAAGAAGAAGAACACCAACAAACTACCTTGAaatttcacaacctacttttcaTAACTCTATTTTTTTACCCAAATTATCAACCTCCTCAATCtcaacaaaatccaaaattataGTAAACTCTTATTCTGCTGATAATCCCACTAACACCCTTGAACAACAACCACCTGTCCATTCTTG CAAGTGGAAATGGAGGGATTATTCAATCCGATATCAACAATGTGGAGATACTGGTCCTGCACTTGTTCTTGTCCATGGCTTCGGAGCTAACAG TGATCATTGGAGGAAAAACCTACCAGTTTTGGGAATATCACACAGGGTTTACTCCATTGACCTCATTGGTTATGGTTACTCTGACAAACCCAACCCTCGCAACTTCGGCCTTACTTCTTTCTATACCTTCGATACGTGGGCTTCCCAGCTTAATGACTTCTGTAATGAGGTGGTTAAAGATGAGGCGTTCTTTATCTGCAACTCCATTGGAG GTCTTGTGGGGCTTCAGGCAGCAATTATGGAGCCACAGATATGCAAGGGTGTTATGCTTATAAACATATCTCTTCGAATGCTTCACATTAAAAAGCAGCCTCCACTCGGCAGACCTCTAATCAAAGGCTTTCAGAGTTTACTGCG AAATACTGGTCTTGGTAAATTGTTTTTCAGAACAGTAGCCACACCTCAATCTGTCAGGAACATTCTGTGCCAG TGTTACAATGACACATCTCAGGTGACAGAGGAACTTGTTGAGAAAATCCTTCTTCCTGGGTTAGAACCTGGTGCCGTTGACGTGTTTCTGGAGTTTATCTGTTACTCAGATGGTCCTCTTCCTGAGGAGCTATTGCCTCTAGTCAAG TGCCCAGTACTAATTGCTTGGGGTGACAAAGATCCATGGGAACCCATTGAGCTTGGAAGAGCTTATG GATGA
- the LOC110790445 gene encoding uncharacterized protein, protein MREPVNTAEPIAQNLIKLISNVCFSVFVFAVLIITVIAITYQPPDPWLQSAPALTTLFTQVENATFKDDSSVLKTGEDFILPPAAAPSSVSFPITEAVIATFEKNLTSNSTFSPSVCAEDLNVVNCSDPRVLIAIERFNLKLFKSIVFLEYATPVNGSKPNQCDVAWKFRNRKEKSWRKYRDFRRFRIGLGDDCAYKVIGASGWHSGANARRPKPRFNAAATRNPKVLAPFRDSEINDTIPTISTDAAFRRGRYLYYSRGGDYCKGMNHYMWSFLCALGEARYLNRTFVMDLSVCLASQYNPSGKDEEGKDFRFYFDFEHLKEEASIVEEREFLRDWKRWDKTHKRKISVRKVASYKTTPMQLKKDRSTIIWRHFDAPEPDNYWYRVCEGQAANNIQRPWRALWKSKRVMNIVSEISGKLDWDFDAVHVVRGEKAQNKELWPHLDADTSPEAVVSKLQGVVQPWRNLYIATNEPFYNYFDKLRSQYKVHLLDDYKELWGNTSDWYNETTALNGGRPVNFDGYMRAEVDTEVFIRGKTRVETFYNLTSDCKDGINTC, encoded by the coding sequence ATGAGAGAACCAGTGAATACAGCTGAACCCATAGCCCAAAACCTAATTAAGCTAATCAGCAATGTATGCTTCTCTGTATTTGTATTCGCTGTTTTGATAATCACTGTTATCGCAATCACCTACCAACCCCCAGATCCATGGCTTCAATCTGCTCCTGCACTTACTACCCTCTTCACTCAAGTTGAAAATGCCACTTTCAAGGACGATTCTTCCGTCCTTAAAACTGGCGAGGATTTCATCCTCCCCCCTGCCGCCGCCCCATCTTCCGTCTCTTTCCCCATTACTGAGGCTGTCATTGCCACTTTTGAGAAGAATCTCACCTCTAATTCCACCTTTAGCCCCTCTGTTTGTGCTGAGGATCTCAATGTGGTTAATTGTTCCGATCCTCGTGTTTTAATCGCTATTGAGCGCTTTAATTTAAAGCTCTTTAAGTCTATTGTGTTCTTGGAGTATGCTACTCCTGTAAATGGTTCAAAACCTAATCAATGTGATGTGGCTTGGAAGTTTAGGAATAGGAAGGAGAAATCTTGGAGAAAATACAGGGATTTTCGCCGTTTTAGGATTGGACTTGGGGATGATTGTGCTTATAAGGTTATTGGTGCTAGTGGCTGGCATTCCGGTGCCAATGCTAGACGCCCTAAACCTCGTTTCAATGCTGCTGCCACTCGTAATCCTAAGGTTCTTGCTCCTTTCCGGGATAGTGAGATCAATGACACCATACCCACGATTAGCACCGATGCAGCTTTTAGGAGAGGGAGGTACTTGTATTATTCGCGTGGTGGGGATTATTGCAAAGGTATGAATCACTATATGTGGAGTTTCTTGTGTGCTTTGGGGGAAGCACGTTATTTGAACAGGACGTTCGTGATGGATTTGAGTGTTTGTTTGGCTTCTCAGTATAACCCTAGTGGTAAGGATGAAGAAGGAAAGGATTTTAGATTCTATTTTGACTTTGAACATCTAAAGGAAGAGGCTTCCATTGTTGAGGAGCGCGAATTTCTTAGGGATTGGAAAAGATGGGACAAGACTCATAAGAGGAAGATTTCGGTTAGAAAGGTGGCTAGCTATAAGACTACACCGATGCAACTAAAGAAGGATAGGAGTACCATTATATGGAGGCACTTTGATGCTCCAGAACCAGATAATTATTGGTACCGGGTGTGTGAGGGACAAGCTGCAAATAACATTCAGAGACCGTGGCGTGCACTCTGGAAATCAAAGAGGGTGATGAATATAGTTTCTGAAATTAGCGGGAAATTAGATTGGGATTTCGATGCAGTTCATGTGGTTCGAGGAGAGAAGGCTCAGAACAAAGAACTGTGGCCTCACCTTGATGCTGACACGTCTCCTGAAGCTGTTGTCTCAAAGCTTCAAGGAGTTGTGCAGCCATGGAGGAATTTGTATATTGCCACAAACGAGCCTTTCTATAATTACTTTGATAAACTAAGGTCACAATACAAGGTGCATTTGCTTGATGATTACAAGGAGTTGTGGGGAAACACGAGTGATTGGTATAATGAAACTACCGCTTTGAATGGTGGTCGACCTGTCAATTTTGATGGTTACATGAGGGCTGAGGTTGATACAGAGGTTTTTATCAGGGGTAAGACACGGGTAGAGACGTTCTACAACTTGACCAGTGACTGCAAGGATGGCATCAATACATGTTGA
- the LOC110790425 gene encoding acetylglutamate kinase, chloroplastic: MDLDKSVASITPAQTRVDILAESLPYLQKFRGKTIVVKYGGAAMKSESLQASVINDLVLLSCVGIRPIFVHGGGPEINQWLDRIGLKPNFLNGLRVTDASTMEIVTMVLVGKVNKQLVSLINKAGATAVGLSGLDGRLLTARPSPRAAQLGFVGEVAVVDPTVLRPLVESNHIPVIASVAADEKGQSYNINADTVAGELAAALGAEKLILLTDVAGILEDKDDPSSLVKEIDIAKVRKMVSEGKVAGGMIPKVNCCIRSLAQGVRTASIIDGRVQHSLLLEVLTDQGAGTMITG; the protein is encoded by the coding sequence ATGGACCTTGATAAATCAGTAGCTAGCATTACTCCTGCCCAGACCCGAGTTGATATCCTAGCAGAGTCTCTTCCATACCTACAAAAGTTTCGAGGGAAAACCATAGTGGTCAAGTATGGTGGGGCAGCAATGAAATCTGAGTCACTTCAAGCATCAGTAATCAATGACCTTGTACTTCTATCATGTGTAGGTATTCGCCCTATTTTTGTCCACGGGGGTGGTCCTGAAATCAACCAATGGCTTGACCGAATTGGTCTCAAACCAAACTTTCTCAATGGCCTTCGTGTGACTGATGCATCCACCATGGAAATAGTCACTATGGTTCTTGTAGGGAAGGTCAATAAACAATTAGTCTCTCTCATAAACAAGGCGGGGGCCACTGCTGTTGGGCTGTCCGGATTGGATGGCCGCCTCCTCACAGCACGTCCATCTCCTAGAGCCGCTCAACTCGGTTTTGTGGGCGAGGTAGCTGTCGTGGACCCCACCGTTCTTCGGCCCTTAGTGGAAAGTAATCACATTCCTGTCATTGCCTCAGTGGCAGCCGACGAGAAAGGACAGTCCTATAACATCAATGCAGACACTGTGGCGGGGGAACTTGCAGCGGCTTTGGGTGCTGAAAAGCTTATATTGTTAACTGATGTTGCAGGGATTTTGGAAGATAAAGATGATCCGAGTAGTTTAGTGAAGGAGATTGACATTGCCAAGGTAAGGAAGATGGTTTCAGAAGGGAAGGTTGCTGGTGGGATGATCCCTAAAGTCAATTGTTGTATTAGGTCACTTGCTCAGGGAGTTAGAACAGCAAGTATAATCGACGGCAGGGTTCAACATTCCCTATTGCTCGAAGTTTTGACTGATCAAGGGGCTGGAACCATGATCACTGGTTGA